The Daucus carota subsp. sativus chromosome 7, DH1 v3.0, whole genome shotgun sequence genome window below encodes:
- the LOC135147849 gene encoding uncharacterized protein LOC135147849, with translation MARTKQTKRKKKRGTKYLEQSPHNAYAKKPRTTQWNLPDWNPGRDEIPDKFHRSVDGRVGTSKSVDRRDETPDQFNKSTDRRVETPKSVDKRDEKTPDESYKSVNRRDETPILADRRDDNPNQAHRLADRRDETTHASYRSHCLNVRPCSPCLHVGHTPYSQRLADSEKWDEIITFADKWDETVTLEYEIPDLNKWDAMLPFLKVVCQSKKSWEARDSGIKFVKQIAIHMGHAVLPHLRPLVEIIEQGLYDENSWIRTSTALSLAALAQASAPYGIMSFESVFDPLVNGIRSEWGETFASFLKAIFFLIPLMDALHARHYAKIIMDILICESESHYEETGEILEVVNQCVRVEGVEADYIRENILPEFFRRFLCEYTDFGDRKQLVEITFEITKKVGVADIVEKIVEALKNKREPCRMVAMKAIEKIVANLGATNINGHLEELLVDGILYAFKEQTSSDIFNMTLNGFVVVLNSLEWRVRPYLPQICDTIKVCLDNKSCKVRQKAAYAISQIAGVLKQCEEEQLMANLGVVLHEKLAEECPEVLGSVMEALKAIKHHQ, from the coding sequence ATGGCCAGGACTAAACAAacaaagagaaagaagaagcgaGGTACTAAATACTTGGAGCAATCTCCGCACAATGCATATGCGAAGAAACCTAGAACTACTCAATGGAATTTACCTGATTGGAACCCGGGGCGGGATGAGATTCCTGACAAGTTTCATAGGTCGGTTGATGGACGGGTTGGGACTTCTAAGTCGGTTGATAGGCGGGATGAGACTCCTGATCAGTTTAATAAGTCCACTGATAGACGGGTTGAGACTCCTAAGTCTGTTGATAAGCGGGATGAGAAGACTCCTGATGAGTCTTATAAGTCGGTTAATAGGCGGGATGAGACTCCTATATTGGCTGATAGACGGGATGACAATCCTAATCAGGCTCATAGGTTGGCGGATAGACGGGATGAGACTACTCACGCTTCATATAGGTCTCATTGTTTGAATGTGCGGCCTTGTTCTCCTTGTTTACATGTGGGGCATACTCCATATAGCCAAAGGCTGGCGGATTCTGAAAAGTGGGATGAAATTATTACTTTTGCGGATAAGTGGGATGAGACTGTTACGTTGGAATATGAGATTCCTGATTTGAATAAGTGGGATGCTATGCTGCCGTTTTTGAAAGTTGTTTGTCAGAGTAAGAAATCATGGGAAGCTCGTGACTCAGGTATTAAATTTGTTAAGCAAATTGCTATACACATGGGTCATGCAGTTCTTCCTCACCTGCGACCACTTGTAGAAATTATAGAACAAGGTCTATATGATGAGAATTCGTGGATTAGAACTAGTACGGCCCTGTCTTTAGCGGCTCTCGCTCAGGCTTCTGCTCCATATGGTATTATGAGCTTTGAGTCGGTTTTCGATCCGTTAGTTAATGGTATTAGGTCAGAATGGGGAGAAACATTTGCTAGTTTTTTGAAGgcgattttctttttaataccTTTGATGGATGCATTACATGCAAGACATTATGCGAAAATAATCATggatatattaatatgtgagTCTGAGTCACATTATGAAGAAACCGGGGAAATTCTGGAAGTGGTGAACCAGTGTGTAAGGGTCGAAGGTGTTGAGGCTGATTATATTAGGGAAAATATTCTTCCTGAATTTTTCCGGAGGTTTTTGTGTGAATATACAGATTTTGGGGATAGAAAGCAACTTGTTGAGATaacatttgaaataacaaaaaaaGTTGGGGTTGCTGATATTGTTGAAAAAATTGTGGAGGCCCTTAAAAATAAGCGTGAACCATGTAGGATGGTGGCTATGAAGGCAATTGAGAAGATCGTAGCTAATTTGGGTGCAACAAATATTAATGGTCATTTGGAGGAGCTTTTGGTAGATGGCATTCTTTATGCATTCAAAGAGCAGACCAGCTCTGATATATTTAATATGACGCTTAATGGTTTTGTCGTGGTCCTGAATTCTCTGGAGTGGAGGGTTAGGCCTTATCTTCCCCAAATATGTGATACAATCAAGGTGTGTTTGGACAACAAGAGCTGCAAGGTGAGACAGAAGGCAGCATATGCTATTTCCCAGATTGCAGGGGTCCTGAAACAATGTGAGGAAGAGCAACTTATGGCAAATCTCGGGGTTGTCTTACATGAGAAATTAGCAGAAGAATGCCCTGAAGTCTTAGGATCAGTAATGGAAGCACTTAAAGCAATTAAGCATCACCAGTGA
- the LOC108195214 gene encoding putative disease resistance protein RGA4 — protein MAEAFVADRAAGLIGKIVSLAAQEVIQAWNFNKDLEKLGVKFETIVALLDDAHTKSITMPSARIWFTRLQDVAHDTEAFMDELSYEVTRRNVEKHRKVREFFIPSKNSLVYRFKVARKIKSIHASYDDIFKLAGDIGLRPAQHSTVQPRVIRNKPPYEDTPFIVGRDNNISNLVQTVCQNNQQDLHVVAIIGMGGQGKTTLASMVFHSDDIIMMFTKRMWINVSDDFNYVNILNQMLQALTSENAGLDNIQGLVNKLQKEINGEKYLLVLDDVWNEASEKWDDLRKSLLGIGGAKGSSVIVTTRKQEVIYAMRNCVSHQLEKLQEDDSYELFKKIAFGDGGVPEKMPFVDLGRRMVQRCGGLPLAIKALGGMLRYKDSEQEWRKIENSEIWTSKDVLSSLRLSYDHLPYPSLKRCFVYCSVIPKDTLIDRDELIQIWMALGFLLPPLGSDERMEDIGIKFFDILLWHSLLQDIKRDKLGNIASCKMHDLVHDLALDLSQHHSVTVKTGLELNHVSKATYLRLDKRVSDRSLQILKTGFGQVRSLHAGEDVFHDVLPYITHLTVLVLNSDGSGLMNVAELPELLRYMKYVKHLDISCLRCKVSGYNITELYNLQTLRVWDLEEHPQMFYKLINLRHLYIKKYLPSRCMFNRIERLTCLQTLPHFIVSKDQNCGIEQLEGLHNLGGEVKLYGLGDVRNRQEARKAKLPTKSNIESLLLNWKTDEDESANYSEQESVLEGLEPHTNTKELIIEYFMGKRLASWITKMINLVEIRFSECQRCEEFPSLGHLPKLRKMKLEKLYNLRIIGSHVGLASNGGAAENVTTMYPSLTELRLWHLPKLEEWVEPDMSRDHISVQVFPKLAVLFMHSCPNLSWMPDSCFPSLKELTITNSKMIPEAMSTKVSSLRSVRFRDMHISDPVVEELLKNSSQSLRSLDLSYCLGLTRLTFGIALEELSVWDLPNLTSIHAVKDETLSLRALCIVKCSSLSEYPKSVSSIIERLQVDKISHVNNIGTSFPVLTTLKLTEFERSRLEFDDHHVLALPAVTQLEILHCTELKAIPDAIADLPSLQLLSIRNCELVESLPTFHPSHSIQRLEMKSCGALYPGYSTKTAAERYKIGHIPIIKWRW, from the coding sequence ATGGCTGAAGCATTTGTAGCTGATCGTGCTGCTGGACTGATTGGCAAGATTGTTTCACTAGCAGCTCAAGAGGTAATTCAGGCTTGGAATTTCAATAAAGATCTGGAGAAACTCGGTGTGAAATTCGAAACAATTGTTGCCCTCTTGGATGATGCTCATACCAAGAGCATCACCATGCCTAGTGCCCGAATCTGGTTCACCAGACTCCAAGATGTAGCTCATGACACTGAAGCTTTTATGGATGAACTTTCATACGAAGTTACTCGAAGAAATGTGGAGAAACACCGGAAGGTCAGGGAATTCTTCATTCCTTCTAAGAATAGTTTAGTGTATCGTTTCAAGGTGGCTCGTAAAATCAAGTCTATTCATGCTTCTTATGACGATATATTCAAACTGGCTGGAGATATTGGACTTCGTCCTGCTCAGCATTCAACTGTCCAACCGAGAGTTATCCGCAACAAGCCTCCCTATGAAGACACGCCATTCATAGTGGGGAGAGATAACAATATATCAAATCTGGTCCAGACTGTGTGCCAAAATAATCAACAGGATTTACATGTGGTTGCGATAATAGGGATGGGAGGTCAAGGCAAGACAACTCTTGCAAGCATGGTTTTCCATAGTGATGATATCATTATGATGTTCACCAAGAGGATGTGGATTAATGTATCAGATGATTTTAATTACGTCAACATATTAAACCAAATGCTACAAGCACTTACTTCAGAAAACGCGGGACTGGACAACATACAAGGACTTGTCAATAAGCTTCAGAAAGAGATAAATGGGGAAAAATATTTACTTGTGCTTGATGATGTCTGGAACGAGGCCTCAGAGAAGTGGGATGATTTAAGAAAATCTTTGCTAGGAATTGGTGGTGCGAAAGGAAGCAGTGTTATAGTGACAACTCGTAAGCAGGAAGTCATTTATGCCATGCGGAATTGTGTTAGTCATCAGTTGGAAAAATTGCAAGAAGATGATAGCTATGAATTGTTCAAGAAAATAGCATTTGGAGATGGAGGAGTTCCAGAGAAGATGCCATTTGTTGACTTGGGGAGACGCATGGTGCAAAGGTGTGGCGGACTACCTCTGGCAATAAAAGCACTTGGGGGTATGTTACGGTATAAGGATTCTGAGCAAGAGTGGCGAAAGATTGAAAACAGTGAAATATGGACATCCAAAGATGTACTCTCTTCCTTGAGGTTGTCTTATGATCATTTACCTTATCCCTCGTTGAAACGATGTTTTGTGTATTGCTCAGTCATACCAAAGGATACTCTCATTGACAGAGATGAACTGATACAAATATGGATGGCACTGGGATTCCTCTTGCCTCCCTTAGGAAGTGATGAACGGATGGAAGATATTGGCATCAAATTCTTTGATATTCTGTTGTGGCATTCTTTGCTACAAGACATAAAGAGGGATAAATTAGGAAACATTGCAAGTTGCAAGATGCATGATCTAGTGCATGATCTTGCACTAGATCTATCTCAGCATCACTCTGTAACTGTGAAGACAGGTCTTGAGCTGAACCATGTTTCAAAGGCTACATATCTTAGGCTTGATAAAAGGGTGTCAGATAGAAGTCTACAAATTCTGAAGACGGGCTTTGGACAGGTGCGATCATTACATGCAGGGGAAGACGTTTTTCATGATGTACTACCTTACATCACACACTTGACTGTTCTCGTGTTGAATAGCGATGGATCTGGCCTCATGAATGTTGCGGAATTGCCAGAACTGCTgcgatatatgaaatatgtcaaacatctcGATATTTCATGTCTCCGCTGTAAAGTATCTGGTTACAACATCACAGAGCTATACAACTTGCAAACATTGAGAGTTTGGGATCTAGAAGAGCATCCACAAATGTTTTACAAGTTAATTAACTTGAGACATTTGTACATTAAGAAATATCTTCCAAGCAGATGCATGTTCAACAGGATAGAGAGGTTGACTTGCTTGCAAACGCTGCCTCATTTTATTGTGAGCAAAGATCAAAACTGTGGGATTGAACAGTTGGAAGGGCTACATAATCTGGGAGGCGAAGTTAAGCTTTATGGCCTTGGTGACGTGAGAAATAGGCAAGAAGCAAGAAAGGCAAAACTTCCTACAAAGTCGAATATTGAGAGTTTGTTGCTAAACTGGAAAACTGATGAGGATGAAAGTGCTAATTATAGTGAACAGGAGAGTGTACTTGAAGGATTGGAACCTCACACAAATACGAAAGAATTGATTATTGAGTACTTTATGGGAAAGAGGTTGGCATCATGGATTACAAAGATGATCAATTTGGTGGAAATCAGATTTAGTGAATGCCAAAGATGCGAAGAATTTCCATCATTAGGTCACCTTCCTAAACTGAGGAAGATGAAACTTGAAAAATTGTATAATCTCAGAATCATCGGAAGTCATGTTGGTCTAGCTAGTAACGGTGGGGCTGCAGAAAATGTTACAACAATGTATCCGTCTTTGACGGAACTCAGATTATGGCATTTGCCAAAGCTAGAAGAATGGGTAGAACCTGATATGAGCAGAGACCACATTAGCGTACAAGTATTTCCAAAACTTGCGGTGTTGTTTATGCAttcatgtccaaatttgagctGGATGCCTGATAGTTGTTTTCCGTCCTTGAAGGAATTGACAATCACGAATTCCAAAATGATACCAGAAGCAATGAGCACAAAGGTTAGTTCTCTCAGGTCTGTACGATTTCGAGATATGCATATTAGTGACCCTGTAGTTGAGGAGTTGTTGAAAAACAGTTCTCAATCTTTGAGAAGTTTGGATTTAAGTTACTGCCTGGGTTTGACACGTCTGACATTTGGTATCGCTCTTGAGGAATTGAGTGTGTGGGATTTGCCTAATCTAACTAGTATCCATGCAGTCAAAGATGAAACTTTGAGTTTGAGAGCCCTTTGTATTGTAAAATGCTCCTCCCTTTCAGAGTATCCCAAAAGTGTGAGTTCCATAATTGAGAGATTACAGGTAGATAAAATTTCACATGTAAACAATATTGGAACTTCCTTTCCTGTCCTAACCACACTAAAACTAACGGAGTTTGAAAGGTCAAGATTGGAATTCGATGATCATCACGTCTTAGCATTGCCTGCCGTAACTCAATTGGAAATATTACATTGCACAGAGTTGAAAGCTATCCCGGATGCAATAGCAGACCTTCCATCTCTCCAGCTGTTATCTATCAGGAATTGCGAGCTTGTAGAGAGTCTGCCCACTTTTCACCCTTCACACAGCATTCAACGCCTGGAGATGAAGAGTTGTGGTGCTCTGTACCCAGGATACAGCACTAAGACCGCGGCAGAGCGGTACAAGATTGGACATATTCCAATTATCAAATGGAGATGGTAG